A DNA window from Pyrus communis chromosome 3, drPyrComm1.1, whole genome shotgun sequence contains the following coding sequences:
- the LOC137730028 gene encoding transcription factor MYB102-like, with the protein MGRAPCCDKNGLKKGPWTPEEDQKLMDYIQKHGYGNWRTLPKNAGLQRCGKSCRLRWTNYLRPDIKRGRFSFEEEETIIQLHIILGNKWSAIAARLPGRTDNEIKNYWNTHIRKRLLRMGIDPVTHSPRLDLLDFSSILYNSSHHHHQMNNFSRLLGQPIGLNPELLRLATLIQSHRESNSNQNFVLQNAQENDYHQICNPQIQVSSQVQSNQLQQPIQHNVPYPNEAAQIMQLQPNVEYPSSLSDFRSQISQLNEWQSNAGTSNFTEEYVDLPSFAYFGSEQNQTVLDLSPETSNIHSNNSNQNFSFTSVFSTPSSSPTPMNSNSTTYFNSGTEDERESYCSNILKFDIPSILDVNEFM; encoded by the exons ATGGGAAGAGCACCTTGTTGTGACAAAAACGGCCTCAAGAAAGGTCCGTGGACGCCGGAGGAGGATCAGAAGCTCATGGATTATATCCAGAAACATGGTTATGGCAACTGGAGAACCCTCCCAAAGAATGCAG GGCTACAAAGATGTGGGAAGAGCTGCCGTCTCCGGTGGACAAACTATCTCCGACCGGACATCAAACGAGGACGGTTTTCATTTGAAGAGGAGGAGACAATTATTCAACTCCACATCATATTGGGCAACAA ATGGTCTGCTATTGCTGCTCGTTTGCCTGGAAGAACCGACAACGAAATCAAGAACTACTGGAACACCCACATTAGGAAGAGACTTCTCCGAATGGGAATAGATCCTGTCACCCACAGTCCCCGTCTTGATCTTCTCGACTTCTCATCCATTCTCTACAACTCAtctcatcaccaccaccaaatgAACAACTTTTCAAGGTTGCTTGGCCAACCAATTGGACTCAACCCAGAGCTACTAAGGCTAGCCACTTTAATCCAATCCCATAGAGAAAGCAACAGTAACCAAAATTTCGTTCTTCAAAATGCTCAAGAAAATGATTACCACCAAATTTGCAACCCCCAAATCCAAGTTTCAAGCCAAGTCCAATCTAACCAACTTCAACAACCAATTCAACACAATGTTCCGTACCCCAATGAAGCTGCACAAATCATGCAGCTGCAGCCCAATGTAGAGTACCCATCAAGCCTAAGTGATTTTAGGTCACAAATTTCTCAACTCAATGAGTGGCAAAGTAATGCGGGGACTTCAAATTTTACCGAAGAATATGTTGACTTACCAAGCTTTGCTTACTTTGGGTCTGAACAGAATCAAACTGTTTTGGATCTTTCGCCAGAGACTTCAAATATTCACTCCAACAACAGCAACCAGAACTTCAGTTTCACTTCGGTTTTCTCGACGCCTTCTTCAAGCCCGACGCCTATGAATTCGAATTCGACAACATATTTCAACAGCGGCACAGAGGACGAACGTGAAAGCTACTGTAGCAACATATTAAAGTTTGACATCCCAAGCATCTTGGATGTTAATGAATTCATGTGA